A genomic segment from Acyrthosiphon pisum isolate AL4f chromosome A3, pea_aphid_22Mar2018_4r6ur, whole genome shotgun sequence encodes:
- the LOC100164810 gene encoding uncharacterized protein LOC100164810: MEPDIADKKPDKQLIVKMAGYLEKKGRMRVVGVRRWKKRWCVLEGKLLLYFKTQLEYSHHLSPCRGSVNMGLALSIAPRGPCQLQIVTRSQIIIFRTKSKSDLDEWFAALRDAKNNNLSFIRDRNSSVVETNYQLSYRIPLAEPDSNNYSVINENHLRYSRSVRQPFEEHNKPNDIRHIMAVNRKSSALRKSESDHRISFYRKIHGLVRTETIAGSSPMSDKRSCRSRSLSYESIYFKPQEKCSSIEPTKSQSCRELMPKIVRQLSNKCTNNCVSKRISRSVSFFGRRREDSDSDDYDYVEIEPNNSNQIYSKPMTQDEKSKRLPALPPHYDTKKDEIASMSTDEEFHNQEANVDVIYVNNDRKMKIFTSESESDLNLEYGTEQSVDVGDEPPPLPIKNKHKQNVLFDENQQYQIIDGVYVFKNGSKEVIYDVPIPHGKLIEHFRRLTITSTSSPVKRYTDNVAYHDSLEPSAYETLQMTPDSLEMSMMFPTYKRWSNDSGFNNYEEQNSFLPDHNNFEDSLEPVITMIHHDRKIWQNVPNINSDDYFR; the protein is encoded by the exons aGAGTTGTTGGCGTACGTCGTTGGAAAAAAAGATGGTGTGTACTTGAAGGCAAACtgttgttgtattttaaaacgCAATTAGAGTACTCTCATCATTTGTCACCTTGCAGAGGTTCGGTCAATATGGGCCTCGCATTGTCTATAGCACCACGGGGTCCGTGTCAACTGCAAATCGTCACTAGATCTCAAATTATAATCTTC agAACGAAATCAAAATCTGACCTAGATGAATGGTTTGCGGCTTTGCGGGATGCTAAAAATAACAATCTGTCGTTTATCAGAGACCGAAATTCGTCCGTCGTGGAAACGAACTACCAGTTATCCTACCGAATACCTTTGGCCGAGCCCGACTCCAACAACTACAGTGTCATAAATGAAAATCACTTGCGATATAGCCGATCGGTAAGACAACCGTTCGAAGAGCACAACAAGCCGAATGACATTCGCCACATTATGGCCGTCAACAGGAAATCGTCGGCATTGCGGAAATCCGAATCCGACCATCGGATAAGTTTCTACCGGAAGATCCACGGCCTCGTTCGCACCGAGACGATTGCTGGGTCGTCTCCGATGAGCGACAAGAGATCGTGTCGCTCGAGAAGTCTGTCGTACGAAAGCATTTATTTCAAGCCACAAGAAAAGTGTTCGTCGATCGAACCGACGAAATCGCAAAGCTGTAGAGAACTTATGCCCAAGATCGTGAGGCAGTTGTCAAATAAATGCACGAATAACTGTGTGTCCAAAAGAATCAGTAGGTCGGTATCGTTTTTCGGGAGGCGTCGCGAAGATTCCGATTCCGACGATTATGACTATGTTGAAATTGAACCAAACAACtcaaatcaaatttattcgaaac caATGACACAAGATGAAAAATCTAAACGGCTTCCAGCGTTACCTCCTCATTATGATACAAAAAAAGATGAAATCGCTTCGATGTCAACGGACGAAGAATTTCATAATCAAGAAGCAAATGTGGATGTAATATATGTGAATAACGAtcgtaaaatgaaaattttcacGAGTGAATCGGAATCAGATTTAAATCTCGAATATGGGACTGAGCAATCAGTTGATGTGGGGGACGAGCCGCCACCTTTGcctataaaaaacaaacataaacaaAACGTTTTATTTGACGAGAATcaacaatatcaaataatagatggtgtttacgtttttaaaaat GGCTCTAAAGAAGTGATTTATGACGTTCCTATTCCACATGGAAAACTTATCGAACATTTTCGCCGGTTGACCATTACTTCCACGTCTTCGCCGGTCAAGCGTTACACTGACAACGTAGCTTACCACGATTCGTTGGAGCCTTCGGCTTACGA gaCGTTACAAATGACACCCGACTCGTTAGAAATGTCCATGATGTTTCCCACGTACAAGAGATGGTCGAACGATTCGGGCTTCAATAATTACGAAGAACAAAATTCGTTTTTACccgatcataataattttgaggATTCCTTAGAACCGGTCATAACCATGATACACCATGATCGCAAAATATGGCAAAACGTGCCAAATATCAACTCTGACGACTACTTCCGTtga